The following proteins are encoded in a genomic region of Actinomadura sp. NAK00032:
- a CDS encoding Lsr2 family protein: protein MAEKVIRVDDIDGSEGSDVVKRDFEVLGRTFTIDLSDDNYKRLNEMLDALAPFIENAAEVKPAGKGRKSRTAKIKGYTNGDVREWALRQDIEVSERGKISDEVYAAFIEAHPDAKPDA from the coding sequence ATGGCCGAGAAGGTCATTCGCGTGGACGACATCGACGGCTCCGAAGGGAGCGATGTCGTAAAGCGAGACTTCGAAGTCTTGGGTCGGACGTTCACGATCGACCTGAGCGATGACAACTACAAGCGGCTGAACGAGATGCTGGACGCCCTCGCGCCCTTCATCGAGAACGCCGCGGAGGTGAAGCCCGCCGGGAAGGGCCGCAAGTCCCGCACCGCGAAGATCAAGGGCTACACGAACGGCGATGTCCGCGAGTGGGCATTGCGTCAGGACATCGAAGTCTCCGAACGTGGCAAGATATCGGATGAGGTCTATGCTGCATTCATCGAGGCACATCCGGACGCGAAGCCGGACGCATAG
- a CDS encoding Lsr2 family protein — MAQKVEVLLVDDIDGGEADETVSFSLDGTSYEIDLSKKNAAKLRNGLEPFVASARKARKTTGRAGRGSRTAGSRERSAEIREWAKNHGIKVNERGRIPANVIEQYEAAH; from the coding sequence ATGGCACAGAAGGTCGAAGTCCTTCTCGTCGACGACATCGACGGTGGAGAGGCTGACGAGACCGTCAGCTTTTCCCTCGATGGGACGTCTTATGAGATCGACCTGAGCAAGAAGAACGCCGCCAAGCTGCGCAACGGCCTGGAGCCGTTCGTGGCCAGCGCCCGCAAGGCGCGCAAGACCACCGGCCGCGCCGGCCGCGGCTCGCGCACCGCGGGCAGCCGCGAGCGCTCCGCCGAGATTCGCGAGTGGGCGAAGAACCACGGCATCAAGGTCAATGAGCGGGGCCGTATCCCCGCCAATGTGATCGAGCAGTACGAGGCCGCGCACTAG
- a CDS encoding AfsA-related hotdog domain-containing protein, producing MTAPVIERFRELVVDESDPFYFDHPLDHVPGMLLFSGLLELAARADGLRARGRPPGRVVAGLDFTRFCELDRGTTLACRPVPGRNRAWTVAARQAGREVCGGSIAFADADPAPPAAGPGPAPARRADAGLVHRHRDENILVGEPVRRGRAVVESAVLRPAGAPAAPRGPVELVEAGRQFATMLEHAEHGRPMDATLLWVALRADIPYRVGRDVPLVLRWPTARTPGRRSRCAATLADAATGAVLGSLTYEAYAVDPEQYARTRAR from the coding sequence ATGACCGCGCCTGTTATCGAGCGATTCCGCGAGCTGGTCGTCGACGAGTCGGATCCCTTCTACTTCGACCACCCGCTCGACCACGTGCCGGGCATGCTGCTGTTCAGCGGCCTGCTGGAGCTGGCCGCCCGCGCCGACGGGCTGCGGGCGCGCGGGCGGCCGCCGGGACGGGTCGTCGCCGGCCTCGACTTCACCCGCTTCTGCGAGCTGGACCGCGGCACGACGCTGGCGTGCCGCCCCGTCCCCGGCCGCAACCGCGCCTGGACGGTCGCCGCGCGGCAGGCCGGCCGGGAGGTGTGCGGCGGCTCCATCGCGTTCGCCGACGCGGACCCGGCGCCGCCGGCCGCCGGGCCGGGCCCGGCGCCGGCCCGGCGGGCGGACGCCGGGCTCGTGCACCGGCACCGCGACGAGAACATCCTGGTCGGCGAGCCGGTGCGGCGCGGGCGGGCCGTGGTCGAGTCGGCGGTGCTCCGGCCGGCGGGCGCGCCCGCCGCGCCCCGCGGCCCCGTGGAGCTCGTCGAGGCGGGCCGGCAGTTCGCCACGATGCTGGAGCACGCGGAGCACGGCCGCCCCATGGACGCGACGCTGCTGTGGGTGGCGCTGCGGGCCGACATCCCGTACCGCGTCGGCCGCGACGTCCCGCTCGTCCTGCGCTGGCCCACCGCGCGGACCCCCGGCCGCCGGTCGCGCTGCGCGGCGACGCTGGCGGACGCCGCGACCGGCGCGGTCCTGGGGTCGCTCACCTACGAGGCGTACGCGGTCGACCCGGAGCAGTACGCGCGGACCCGGGCCCGGTGA
- a CDS encoding potassium transporter TrkA, with the protein MTRRERIRYWFDRTMSKGTPALIGWLGLASVALVLVVATAAVVLAPGDTDENGDWPGMVWRSLLRTLDPGTMGDDTGTGPFLALMLTSTVGGIFIVSSLIGVLTTGLEAKIGELRKGRSRIVEHDHTVLLGWSDQVFTVVAELVEANQSKRRSCVAILADRDKVEMEDAIRARVGDLGRTRIVCRTGNPLKVADVELVSPGTARSILIVTPEVADADTRVIKVLLTLGARTWGRRRPHVVAAVHDSANLPAARLAGGERAHVIDADDVAIRLIVQSHRQSGLSQVCTELLDFAGHEFYMRPEPALAGTPFGEALAAYDLGVPGGLRRADGTVLLNPPMDTVIRADDEIIVLAEDDLLIRLSAGPPPPVREEAISTAVARDPVPERTLMLGWNHRAPKIIELLDEFLAPGSELVVAAPREDPTGRLAEPANLKVGFVRAEPTERPSLESLDVGGYQKVIVLSDAGHDPDTADARTLVTLLHLRDMEDALGDPDTPGGDPFAIVSEMHDDANREIAQVTKADDFVVSEKLISLMLTQLSENRHLYDVFVDLLDPAGSEIYLKPACDYLVPGAAADFATLIESARRRGEVALGYRLTARFHEPPGYGVVLNPDKAAPLTLAADDRVIVLAEN; encoded by the coding sequence GTGACGCGGCGGGAGCGCATCCGGTACTGGTTCGACCGGACGATGTCGAAGGGGACGCCCGCGCTCATCGGCTGGCTCGGACTGGCCTCGGTGGCGCTGGTGCTCGTGGTGGCGACCGCGGCGGTCGTCCTCGCGCCGGGCGACACCGACGAGAACGGCGACTGGCCCGGCATGGTGTGGCGCAGCCTGCTGCGCACGCTCGACCCGGGCACCATGGGCGACGACACCGGGACGGGCCCGTTCCTGGCGCTGATGCTGACCTCCACCGTCGGCGGCATCTTCATCGTCAGCTCGCTGATCGGCGTGCTCACCACCGGCCTCGAGGCCAAGATCGGCGAGCTGCGCAAGGGCCGGTCGCGGATCGTCGAGCACGACCACACCGTGCTGCTCGGCTGGTCGGACCAGGTCTTCACCGTGGTCGCCGAGCTGGTCGAGGCCAACCAGAGCAAGCGCAGGTCGTGCGTGGCGATCCTGGCCGACCGCGACAAGGTCGAGATGGAGGACGCGATCCGCGCCCGGGTCGGCGACCTCGGCCGCACCCGGATCGTGTGCCGCACCGGCAACCCGCTGAAGGTCGCCGACGTGGAGCTGGTCAGCCCCGGCACCGCGCGGTCCATCCTCATCGTCACCCCGGAGGTCGCCGACGCCGACACCCGGGTCATCAAGGTCCTGCTGACGCTCGGCGCCCGCACCTGGGGGCGGCGCCGCCCGCACGTCGTCGCCGCCGTGCACGACTCGGCGAACCTGCCCGCCGCCCGCCTCGCCGGCGGCGAGCGCGCGCACGTCATCGACGCCGACGACGTCGCGATCCGGCTCATCGTGCAGTCGCACCGCCAGTCCGGCCTGTCGCAGGTCTGCACCGAGCTGCTGGACTTCGCCGGCCACGAGTTCTATATGCGGCCCGAGCCGGCGCTCGCCGGCACGCCGTTCGGGGAGGCGCTGGCGGCCTACGACCTCGGCGTCCCCGGCGGGCTGCGGCGCGCCGACGGGACCGTGCTGCTCAACCCGCCGATGGACACCGTGATCCGCGCCGACGACGAGATCATCGTGCTGGCCGAGGACGACCTGCTGATCCGGCTGTCCGCCGGGCCGCCCCCGCCGGTGCGGGAGGAGGCGATCAGCACGGCCGTCGCGCGGGACCCGGTGCCCGAGCGGACACTGATGCTCGGCTGGAACCACCGCGCCCCGAAGATCATCGAGCTGCTGGACGAGTTCCTCGCGCCCGGTTCGGAGCTGGTCGTCGCGGCGCCGCGGGAGGACCCGACCGGGCGGCTGGCCGAGCCCGCCAACCTCAAGGTCGGCTTCGTCCGGGCCGAGCCGACCGAGCGGCCGTCCCTGGAGTCCCTCGACGTCGGCGGGTACCAGAAGGTCATCGTGCTGTCGGACGCGGGCCACGACCCCGACACCGCCGACGCCCGCACCCTCGTCACCCTGCTGCACCTGCGCGACATGGAGGACGCCCTCGGCGACCCCGACACCCCGGGCGGCGACCCGTTCGCGATCGTCAGCGAGATGCACGACGACGCCAACCGCGAGATCGCGCAGGTCACCAAAGCCGACGACTTCGTGGTCAGCGAGAAGCTGATCAGCCTCATGCTGACCCAGCTGAGCGAGAACCGGCACCTGTACGACGTGTTCGTCGACCTGCTCGACCCGGCCGGCTCGGAGATCTACCTCAAGCCCGCCTGCGACTACCTCGTGCCGGGCGCGGCGGCCGACTTCGCGACGCTGATCGAGTCGGCGCGGCGGCGCGGGGAGGTCGCGCTCGGCTACCGGCTCACCGCGCGGTTCCACGAGCCGCCCGGCTACGGCGTGGTGCTCAACCCGGACAAGGCGGCGCCGCTCACCCTGGCCGCCGACGACCGCGTCATCGTGCTGGCGGAGAACTGA
- a CDS encoding MBL fold metallo-hydrolase — translation MPRPFASSADLGDKTPTLEVLADGVYALTAEGDPNVGAVEGEDFLVCFEALATPAAARDWLAVLREHTDKPVRYLVLSHYHAVRTLGASAFGAQVVIAHDLTRALIAERGEQDWASELGRMPRLFKDPDGIPGLTWPSVTFTGTLTIDLGGGRGDLDLAYCGRGHTEGDIVAWLPRHRILFAGDLVETQAALYTGDAFHRAWAAGTLDHVDSFGAETLVGGRGAVAHGRDAARAAVAQTRDFLAVMLAEVGRVRRDGGTRKDAFTAVRAALGPAYGHWPIFEHCLPFDVARLWDELDGVERPRVWTAERDREVWAELQD, via the coding sequence ATGCCCAGACCGTTCGCGTCGTCCGCAGACCTGGGCGACAAGACCCCGACGCTGGAGGTCCTGGCCGACGGCGTGTACGCGCTGACCGCCGAGGGGGACCCGAACGTCGGCGCCGTCGAGGGCGAGGACTTCCTGGTCTGCTTCGAGGCGCTCGCCACGCCGGCCGCCGCCCGCGACTGGCTCGCGGTGTTACGCGAGCACACCGACAAGCCCGTCCGCTACCTGGTGCTCTCGCACTACCACGCCGTCCGGACGCTCGGCGCGAGCGCCTTCGGCGCCCAGGTGGTGATCGCGCACGACCTGACCCGCGCGCTGATCGCCGAGCGCGGCGAGCAGGACTGGGCCTCCGAGCTCGGCCGGATGCCCCGGCTGTTCAAGGACCCGGACGGCATCCCCGGCCTCACCTGGCCGTCGGTGACGTTCACCGGCACCCTGACCATCGACCTCGGCGGCGGCCGCGGCGACCTCGACCTCGCCTACTGCGGGCGCGGGCACACCGAGGGCGACATCGTCGCGTGGCTGCCCCGGCACCGGATCCTGTTCGCCGGCGACCTCGTCGAGACGCAGGCGGCGCTCTACACCGGCGACGCCTTCCACCGCGCGTGGGCCGCCGGCACCCTCGACCACGTCGACTCCTTCGGCGCCGAGACCCTCGTCGGCGGGCGCGGCGCCGTCGCGCACGGCCGGGACGCCGCCCGCGCCGCGGTCGCGCAGACCCGCGACTTCCTCGCCGTGATGCTGGCGGAGGTCGGCCGGGTCCGGCGGGACGGCGGCACCCGCAAGGACGCGTTCACCGCGGTCCGCGCCGCCCTCGGGCCCGCCTACGGCCACTGGCCGATCTTCGAGCACTGCCTGCCCTTCGACGTCGCCCGGCTCTGGGACGAGCTGGACGGCGTCGAGCGCCCCCGCGTCTGGACGGCGGAGCGCGACCGGGAGGTCTGGGCGGAGCTGCAGGACTAG
- a CDS encoding PEP/pyruvate-binding domain-containing protein codes for MGEIGFEFARLEALRAAGLPVPDFFCLPAAEFDRALGALRLPPASAAPVADWCASAASALAGAVPDGDLAAALLEAFDDRIGARGTAAVRACVVPGSDGGGEDSESDPYAGMSDSFLYVPRDGLLRAVARCWASAFKPEAVRYRTLRGADPASARVAVGVQRMVRGDRSFVAFTRDPRDGARRHVIAAAHGIGEGVVQEKADVDHFFVDPVTDEVRTEVVAKRRMVGPPADGETGLRVLGVPPELKDAPVLTDEEAREVAGLAARVEAHFGCPQDIEGTFTPDGAVHLVQARPLVAGPQDGGPRVHWGDHNITESFPGVSGALTYSQARVFYELAFTDLYRRMGVPARRLRADAHRLPRMVGHLGGRVYYRLDDWQELHGRLPVFDLVRAGWEEGMGITGEARAERRRPRVRVAAALPGLAVRAAGHRRATARFLRWWDGVMADVHDPAAPPLAERSPDELIALYRRVWAEAFARWGVTLANGVYGLLVLRAATALLRRWADAGPELLPGLLCGGGENRSLAAARAAIALAERAAEIPELKAALLAADPADAQAMRAVWDGVAAGRHGSPMAAAARAYLRRYGDRAVHDLKLDAPTPRQRPWMLAATLAPLVRRGATVAGSRADEARAAAEARRRLRAACPDPARRAVLGALLALLRSLVRTREDTRFCRTQLFGLSRTVLWRLGADLAEAGALDDPMDVVDLTAAEVVGAFDGTLPGAGPDVLRGLAAVRRAERDRHRDAPPPPPLLSVPAAASVAAALARARPAGRAEGGGGDVLRGLGSGGGTVRGRAKVVLDPGVPPAGCAGRILIARETDPGWLPLMIAASGLVVERGTLLSHTAVTGRLLGVPAAVAVGGAVARIPDGAWIELDGRAGTVRVLDGRARR; via the coding sequence ATGGGCGAGATCGGGTTCGAGTTCGCGCGGCTGGAGGCGCTGCGCGCGGCGGGGCTGCCCGTCCCGGACTTCTTCTGCCTGCCGGCGGCGGAGTTCGACCGGGCGCTCGGCGCCCTGCGCCTCCCGCCGGCCTCGGCCGCGCCCGTCGCCGACTGGTGCGCCTCGGCGGCGTCGGCGCTGGCCGGCGCCGTCCCGGACGGCGACCTCGCCGCCGCCCTGCTGGAGGCCTTCGACGACCGGATCGGCGCACGCGGCACGGCGGCCGTCCGCGCGTGCGTCGTGCCGGGGAGCGACGGCGGGGGAGAGGACTCCGAGAGCGACCCGTACGCCGGGATGAGTGACAGCTTCCTGTACGTCCCCCGGGACGGGCTGCTGCGGGCGGTCGCGCGCTGCTGGGCGTCGGCGTTCAAACCCGAGGCGGTCCGGTACCGGACGCTCCGGGGCGCCGACCCCGCGAGCGCCAGGGTCGCCGTGGGCGTCCAGCGCATGGTGCGCGGCGACCGCTCGTTCGTCGCGTTCACGCGCGACCCCCGGGACGGGGCGCGGCGCCACGTCATCGCCGCCGCGCACGGGATCGGGGAGGGCGTCGTCCAGGAGAAGGCCGATGTGGACCACTTCTTCGTCGATCCGGTGACGGACGAGGTCCGTACCGAGGTTGTGGCCAAGCGGCGCATGGTGGGCCCGCCGGCGGACGGTGAGACGGGCCTGAGAGTGCTCGGGGTGCCGCCGGAGCTCAAGGACGCCCCCGTGCTGACCGACGAGGAGGCCCGCGAAGTGGCCGGACTCGCCGCCCGCGTGGAGGCGCACTTCGGCTGCCCGCAGGACATCGAGGGGACGTTCACCCCCGACGGCGCCGTCCACCTCGTCCAGGCGCGGCCGCTCGTAGCCGGCCCCCAGGACGGCGGCCCCCGCGTCCACTGGGGCGACCACAACATCACCGAGAGCTTCCCGGGCGTGTCGGGCGCGCTCACCTACTCGCAGGCGCGCGTGTTCTACGAGCTGGCCTTCACCGACCTGTACCGGCGCATGGGCGTGCCCGCGCGGCGGCTCCGCGCCGACGCGCACCGGCTGCCGCGCATGGTCGGGCACCTCGGCGGGCGCGTCTACTACCGGCTGGACGACTGGCAGGAGCTGCACGGCAGGCTGCCGGTGTTCGACCTGGTCCGCGCCGGCTGGGAGGAGGGCATGGGCATCACGGGCGAGGCCCGCGCGGAGCGCCGCCGGCCGCGGGTCCGGGTCGCCGCCGCGCTGCCCGGCCTCGCCGTCCGCGCGGCCGGGCACCGCCGCGCGACCGCGCGCTTCCTGCGCTGGTGGGACGGCGTGATGGCGGACGTCCACGACCCGGCCGCCCCGCCGCTCGCCGAGCGGTCCCCGGACGAGCTGATCGCCCTCTACCGGCGGGTGTGGGCGGAGGCGTTCGCGCGCTGGGGCGTCACCCTCGCCAACGGCGTCTACGGCCTGCTCGTCCTGCGGGCGGCGACCGCGCTGCTGCGCCGGTGGGCGGACGCCGGGCCCGAACTGCTGCCGGGCCTGCTGTGCGGCGGCGGCGAGAACCGCTCGCTCGCCGCCGCCCGCGCCGCCATCGCCCTCGCCGAACGCGCCGCGGAGATCCCCGAGCTGAAGGCCGCGCTGCTCGCCGCCGACCCGGCCGACGCGCAGGCCATGCGCGCCGTGTGGGACGGCGTCGCCGCCGGCCGGCACGGCTCGCCCATGGCCGCCGCGGCCCGCGCCTACCTGCGCCGCTACGGCGACCGCGCGGTGCACGACCTCAAGCTCGACGCGCCCACGCCCCGGCAGCGGCCCTGGATGCTCGCCGCGACGCTCGCCCCGCTCGTCCGGCGGGGCGCGACGGTCGCGGGCAGCCGCGCCGACGAGGCGCGGGCGGCGGCCGAGGCCCGGCGGCGGCTGCGGGCGGCCTGCCCCGACCCGGCGCGCCGCGCCGTGCTCGGCGCCCTGCTCGCCCTGCTGCGGTCGCTGGTCCGGACCCGGGAGGACACCAGGTTCTGCCGCACGCAGCTGTTCGGGCTGTCCCGCACGGTCCTGTGGCGGCTCGGCGCCGACCTCGCCGAGGCCGGAGCGCTCGACGACCCCATGGACGTCGTCGACCTCACCGCGGCGGAGGTCGTCGGCGCGTTCGACGGCACCCTGCCCGGCGCCGGCCCGGACGTCCTGCGCGGCCTCGCGGCGGTGCGGCGCGCCGAGCGCGACCGGCACCGCGACGCGCCGCCCCCGCCCCCGCTGCTGTCGGTCCCGGCGGCGGCCTCGGTGGCGGCGGCCCTCGCCCGCGCCCGCCCGGCCGGGAGGGCCGAGGGCGGGGGCGGCGACGTGCTGCGCGGGCTCGGCTCGGGCGGCGGGACGGTCCGCGGCCGCGCCAAGGTCGTCCTCGACCCCGGCGTCCCGCCCGCCGGCTGCGCCGGCCGGATCCTCATCGCCCGGGAGACCGACCCGGGCTGGCTTCCCCTCATGATCGCCGCGTCCGGCCTGGTCGTCGAGCGCGGCACCCTGCTCTCGCACACCGCCGTCACGGGACGGCTGCTCGGCGTGCCCGCCGCGGTCGCGGTCGGCGGCGCCGTCGCCCGCATCCCGGACGGCGCGTGGATCGAGCTGGACGGGCGCGCCGGCACGGTCCGGGTCCTGGACGGGCGCGCCCGCCGATGA
- a CDS encoding CdaR family transcriptional regulator, translated as MTAAFEDAPAVSPVLAGLTEEPWRDVPAEEARWMRPRLPDLLGVMVAGVLRHVPEYDRPGDAAYWRVAEAAVAQAMEHFVQVIADPDTSWKEVYQVFFDVGYGEAVEGRGLEHLQNAMRVGSRIAWRHLAVEAERLGRPRALITLLAEANFAYLDALASAAAHGYARAREKAAGEREQRRGRLLSLLLSDPPAPPEVAREQSARAGWPLPRRLAVIVLRPRPGSGGEGPAGLPPSLLTGLDHGRPCLIMPDPDGPGRVEELAATLAGWTGAIGPSVPVEEAGTSLLWARRALDLAPAAPRRAGAAAARGGRARRGGVLVRAEEHLPSLLLREGGSLAAIVAARRLAPLDGAGARQGLRLAVTLLECMKHGFNATGAAEVLCVHPQTVRYRLAQLHGMFGFDIEDPEIRLEMMLLLHTWIQRHGG; from the coding sequence GTGACCGCGGCATTCGAGGACGCGCCCGCCGTATCACCGGTCCTGGCGGGCCTGACGGAGGAGCCGTGGCGCGACGTCCCGGCGGAGGAGGCCCGCTGGATGCGGCCCCGCCTGCCGGACCTGCTCGGCGTGATGGTCGCGGGCGTGCTGCGGCACGTCCCCGAGTACGACCGGCCGGGCGACGCGGCCTACTGGCGGGTCGCCGAGGCCGCGGTCGCGCAGGCCATGGAGCACTTCGTGCAGGTGATCGCCGATCCGGACACCTCGTGGAAGGAGGTGTACCAGGTCTTCTTCGACGTCGGCTACGGCGAGGCCGTCGAGGGGCGCGGCCTGGAGCACCTGCAGAACGCGATGCGGGTCGGGTCGCGGATCGCCTGGCGGCACCTGGCGGTCGAGGCCGAGCGGCTCGGCCGCCCCCGCGCGCTGATCACCCTGCTCGCGGAGGCGAACTTCGCCTACCTGGACGCGCTCGCGTCCGCCGCCGCGCACGGCTACGCGCGCGCCCGGGAGAAGGCGGCCGGGGAGCGCGAGCAGCGCCGGGGCCGGCTGCTGTCCCTGCTGCTGTCGGACCCGCCGGCGCCGCCGGAGGTCGCCCGCGAGCAGTCGGCCCGGGCCGGCTGGCCGCTGCCGCGCCGGCTGGCGGTGATCGTGCTGCGGCCGCGGCCCGGCAGCGGCGGCGAGGGCCCGGCCGGGCTGCCGCCGTCCCTGCTGACCGGGCTGGACCACGGCCGGCCCTGCCTGATCATGCCCGACCCGGACGGCCCGGGCCGGGTCGAGGAGCTGGCCGCGACGCTCGCCGGCTGGACCGGCGCGATCGGCCCGTCCGTCCCGGTGGAGGAGGCGGGGACGTCGCTGCTGTGGGCGCGGCGCGCGCTCGACCTCGCCCCGGCCGCGCCCCGGCGGGCGGGCGCCGCCGCCGCCCGCGGCGGGCGGGCACGGCGCGGCGGGGTGCTGGTGCGGGCCGAGGAGCACCTGCCGAGCCTGCTGCTGCGCGAGGGCGGTTCGCTCGCCGCGATCGTGGCGGCCCGGCGGCTGGCCCCGCTGGACGGGGCGGGCGCGCGGCAGGGGCTGCGGCTCGCCGTGACGCTGCTGGAGTGCATGAAGCACGGCTTCAACGCCACCGGCGCCGCCGAGGTGCTGTGCGTGCACCCGCAGACCGTCCGGTACCGGCTGGCGCAGCTCCACGGGATGTTCGGCTTCGACATCGAGGACCCGGAGATCCGGCTGGAGATGATGCTCCTGCTGCACACCTGGATCCAGCGCCACGGCGGCTGA
- a CDS encoding isoprenylcysteine carboxylmethyltransferase family protein — MNAAVRYVTLAPRLLFAAGTAILACGIALHAGRGGAVGQVAAALLAGYLGWLLLEAPVTFRRSAAPPADSRTLLPYALARVLLVAGASLRPPPWDHWTPWLLLPCAVFAAGVALRQAAIRALGRFYSHHVARQTGHRVVTDGPYGTVRHPAYAGMLLAHLGVTAFFPGPVTVPAFALLAGAVAGRIRVEERALRDVPGYARYAAATPRLLPGVW; from the coding sequence GTGAACGCGGCCGTGAGGTACGTGACGCTCGCGCCGCGCCTGCTGTTCGCGGCGGGCACGGCGATCCTGGCCTGCGGCATCGCGCTGCACGCGGGCCGGGGCGGCGCGGTGGGGCAGGTCGCGGCGGCGCTGCTGGCCGGCTACCTCGGCTGGCTGCTCCTGGAGGCGCCGGTGACCTTCCGCCGCTCCGCCGCACCGCCCGCCGACTCCCGCACGCTGCTCCCGTACGCGCTGGCCCGCGTCCTGCTCGTCGCCGGCGCGTCGCTGCGGCCCCCGCCCTGGGACCACTGGACGCCGTGGCTGCTCCTGCCCTGCGCGGTGTTCGCGGCAGGGGTGGCGCTGCGGCAGGCCGCGATCCGCGCCCTCGGCCGGTTCTACTCCCACCACGTGGCGCGGCAGACCGGCCACCGGGTCGTCACGGACGGGCCGTACGGGACCGTCCGCCATCCGGCCTACGCGGGGATGCTGCTCGCCCACCTCGGCGTCACGGCCTTCTTCCCCGGCCCCGTGACCGTGCCGGCGTTCGCCCTGCTCGCCGGGGCCGTCGCCGGGCGGATCCGGGTCGAGGAGCGGGCGCTCCGCGATGTCCCAGGCTACGCGCGGTACGCCGCCGCGACGCCCCGCCTGCTGCCGGGAGTGTGGTGA
- a CDS encoding hemolysin family protein codes for MDDGRRTAARRREGRVNGALGLLAVLLLTAATGYFVAQEFAFVTADRPVLAQRAAEGDRASARALRVMGRLSFMLSGAQLGITVTALVVGFIAKPALADLLAPALRAAAVPDAAVGGVAVAVGFAVATVIQMVLGELFPKNLALARAEPLARALAASTLVYLAAAGPLIRLFDASANRLVRAVGIEPVEELHHGATLEELGHIIGESGEQLPAGQVDLLERALVFSERDAEEVMVPRVDVVTVPASARAAELSDVVSASGHTRYPVLGEGVDDVVGVVGLAELITLDPQEAARVRVAEIARPPVLLPSSLPLPEVVLRLQGAAEPMACVMDEYGGFAGIVTWEDVAEELVGEIADENEPGEELAIRTGEWWTTDAGLRMDEVAHETGIALPEGDYETVAGLLLKRLGRVARPGDVVRVDLPPTRLDEPPRTAVVEVLTVHRHVPELIRVRTVETAVEDR; via the coding sequence GTGGACGACGGGCGCCGGACGGCGGCGCGGCGGAGGGAGGGCCGGGTGAACGGCGCGCTCGGGCTGCTGGCGGTGCTGCTGCTGACGGCCGCGACCGGCTACTTCGTCGCGCAGGAGTTCGCGTTCGTCACCGCCGACCGGCCCGTGCTCGCCCAGCGGGCGGCCGAGGGCGACCGGGCGTCGGCGCGGGCCCTGCGGGTGATGGGCCGGCTGTCGTTCATGCTGTCCGGGGCGCAGCTCGGCATCACGGTGACCGCGCTGGTCGTCGGATTCATCGCCAAGCCCGCGCTGGCCGACCTGCTCGCCCCGGCGCTGCGCGCGGCCGCGGTGCCGGACGCGGCCGTCGGCGGCGTCGCGGTGGCGGTCGGCTTCGCCGTCGCCACCGTGATCCAGATGGTGCTGGGCGAGCTGTTCCCCAAGAACCTGGCGCTGGCGCGGGCGGAGCCGCTGGCCCGCGCGCTCGCCGCGTCCACCCTCGTCTACCTGGCGGCGGCGGGCCCGCTGATCAGGCTGTTCGACGCGTCGGCGAACCGGCTCGTGCGCGCGGTCGGCATCGAGCCGGTGGAGGAACTGCACCACGGCGCGACGCTGGAGGAGCTCGGCCACATCATCGGCGAGTCCGGGGAGCAGCTGCCGGCGGGGCAGGTCGATCTGCTGGAGCGGGCGCTGGTCTTCTCCGAGCGCGACGCCGAGGAGGTCATGGTGCCGCGGGTGGACGTGGTGACCGTGCCGGCGTCCGCGCGCGCCGCCGAGCTGAGCGACGTCGTCTCGGCGAGCGGGCACACCCGGTACCCCGTCCTCGGCGAGGGCGTGGACGACGTCGTCGGCGTGGTCGGGCTGGCGGAGCTGATCACGCTCGACCCGCAGGAGGCCGCGCGCGTCCGGGTCGCGGAGATCGCGCGGCCGCCGGTGCTGCTGCCGTCGTCGCTGCCGCTGCCGGAGGTGGTGCTGCGGCTGCAGGGCGCGGCCGAGCCGATGGCCTGCGTGATGGACGAGTACGGCGGCTTCGCCGGCATCGTCACCTGGGAGGACGTCGCCGAGGAGCTGGTCGGGGAGATCGCCGACGAGAACGAGCCGGGCGAGGAGCTCGCGATCCGGACCGGCGAGTGGTGGACGACCGACGCCGGGCTGCGGATGGACGAGGTCGCCCACGAGACCGGCATCGCGCTGCCGGAGGGCGACTACGAGACCGTGGCGGGGCTGCTGCTGAAGCGGCTCGGCCGGGTCGCGCGGCCCGGCGACGTGGTGCGGGTGGACCTCCCGCCGACCCGGCTGGACGAGCCGCCCCGCACCGCGGTCGTCGAGGTGCTGACGGTCCACCGGCACGTGCCCGAGCTGATCCGCGTCCGCACCGTCGAGACCGCCGTGGAGGACCGGTGA